Proteins found in one Pseudorasbora parva isolate DD20220531a chromosome 11, ASM2467924v1, whole genome shotgun sequence genomic segment:
- the sparc gene encoding SPARC, which produces MRVWIFFLFCLAGKTLAAPTEEEPVVEEDLEVGANPVQVETGEFDEAIEVVEDVIAENPCLNHHCKKGKVCEVDDSNQPMCVCQDPMTCPAPYGEFEHICGTDNKTYESSCHFFATKCALEGTKKGHKLHLDYIGPCKYIAPCLDNELKEFPLRMRDWLKNVLVALYERDEENNLLTEKQKLRVKKIYENEKRLQAGEHSLDLLALDFEKNYNMYIFPVHWQFGQLDQHPVDGFLSHTELAPLRAPLIPMEHCTTSFFEQCDADQDKYIALEEWANCLGIKEQDVDNDLVI; this is translated from the exons ATGAGGGTTTGGATCTTCTTCCTGTTCTGCCTTGCTGGCAAGACTCTGGCTGCTCCT ACTGAAGAGGAGCCAGTTGTTGAAGAG GACTTGGAAGTGGGAGCCAACCCAGTCCAGGTGGAGACCGGAGAATTTGATGAGGCCATTGAAGTTGTGGAGGATGTTATTGCAGAGA ACCCCTGCCTAAACCATCACTGCAAGAAAGGCAAAGTGTGCGAGGTTGATGACAGCAACCAGCCCATGTGTGTGTGCCAGGACCCCATGACCTGCCCCGCCCCATATGGAGAGTTCgagcat ATCTGTGGCACTGACAACAAAACCTATGAGTCCTCCTGCCACTTCTTTGCCACCAAATGCGCCCTGGAGGGAACAAAGAAGGGCCACAAGCTGCACCTGGACTACATCGGACCCTGCAAAT ACATCGCCCCCTGCTTGGACAACGAGCTGAAAGAATTTCCCCTGCGCATGAGGGACTGGCTGAAGAACGTGCTGGTGGCCCTGTACGAGCGCGATGAAGAGAATAACCTGCTCACCGAGAAGCAGAAACTCAGA GTGAAGAAGATTTATGAGAATGAGAAGAGGCTGCAGGCCGGTGAACATTCTCTGGACCTTCTGGCCCTGGACTTTGAGAAGAACTACAACATGTACATCTTCCCCGTTCACTGGCAGTTTGGCCAGCTTGACCAGCACCCTGTTGACGG GTTCCTGTCCCACACCGAGCTGGCCCCTCTGCGTGCTCCTCTCATCCCAATGGAGCACTGCACCACCAGCTTCTTTGAGCAGTGCGATGCTGACCAAGACAAGTACATCGCTCTCGAGGAGTGGGCCAACTGCCTTGGAATCAAAGAGC aGGATGTCGACAATGACCTTGTCATCTAA